The stretch of DNA TTAAATGAATACAATAGCATGTAATAATTTTACCCTTGAATTTGGAAAAAAAACTTTAATTATGGGGATTTTAAATGTAACTCCTGATTCCTTTTCTGATGGGGGTAAATTTTTTAATTATGACGAAGCTGTTACCCAAGGCTTAAAAATGGTTGAAGATGGAGCAGGCATTATAGACATTGGAGGAGAATCAACTCGCCCTTTTGCGCCTGCTGTGCCATTAGAGGAAGAAATAAAGCGAGTTATTCCTGTAATTGAGAAACTTGCTGCAAATATAAACGTCCCAATATCGATTGATACTACAAAAGCATCTGTTGCTGAAAAAGCTATTCAAGCTGGAGCATCGATCATAAATGACATAAGTGCTTTAAAGTTTGACGACAAGATGGCTGAAATTGCTGTTAATTATGGCTGCCCTGTAATATTAATGCACATGCAAGGCAGCCCTCAAACTATGCAAATTAAGCCTAAGTACGATGACATAATAGAAGAAATTAAAATTTTTTTTGATGAAGTCTTATCTAATGCCGAAAAAAAAGGAATAGAAAAATCAAAAATAATAATTGATCCCGGTATAGGCTTTGGAAAAACAATAAAAGATAATTTTTTTTTAATAAATAATCTCGATAAATTTTTGATATTTGATGTTCCAATATTAATAGGTCCTTCCCGCAAATCTTTCATAAGAAATACTTTTAAAAACATGTC from Desulfobacterales bacterium encodes:
- the folP gene encoding dihydropteroate synthase; this translates as MNTIACNNFTLEFGKKTLIMGILNVTPDSFSDGGKFFNYDEAVTQGLKMVEDGAGIIDIGGESTRPFAPAVPLEEEIKRVIPVIEKLAANINVPISIDTTKASVAEKAIQAGASIINDISALKFDDKMAEIAVNYGCPVILMHMQGSPQTMQIKPKYDDIIEEIKIFFDEVLSNAEKKGIEKSKIIIDPGIGFGKTIKDNFFLINNLDKFLIFDVPILIGPSRKSFIRNTFKNMSKTEPSLLDIEIGTQAAISVSILKGASIVRVHDVKMALNTIRIIDSLKSY